In one window of Thermoanaerobacterales bacterium DNA:
- a CDS encoding thiamine pyrophosphate-dependent enzyme, producing the protein GTKAANYAVYGSDLLVAVGVRFDDRVTGKIESFAPEARVVHIDIDPAEMGKNVPAHIGIVGDVRMVLQQLLEALIANPNPAWAEKIKAWKKEYPLEYGPGTMKPQNVVREIYEVTRDRPARIATEVGQNQMWAAQFYTFTRPRSFISSGGLGTMGFGFPAAIGAQVACPDEVVIDIAGDGSIQMNIQELATAVNYELPVNVAILDNGYLGMVRQWQELFYNRRYSYTELKNPDFVKLAEAYGAEGLRVEKPAGIRPALEQAIKSSKPVLIDFLVEREENVMPMVPPGEAINKMLG; encoded by the coding sequence CGGGACGAAGGCGGCCAATTACGCCGTATACGGGAGCGACCTCCTGGTCGCCGTCGGCGTCCGCTTCGACGACCGCGTGACGGGCAAGATCGAGAGCTTCGCCCCGGAGGCGCGAGTCGTCCACATTGACATCGACCCGGCCGAAATGGGCAAGAACGTCCCGGCCCACATCGGGATTGTCGGCGACGTCCGCATGGTCCTGCAACAGCTCCTGGAGGCCTTGATCGCCAATCCGAACCCGGCTTGGGCGGAGAAGATCAAGGCCTGGAAAAAGGAATACCCCCTGGAATACGGCCCGGGCACCATGAAACCGCAAAACGTGGTCCGTGAGATTTACGAGGTGACCAGGGACCGGCCGGCACGCATCGCCACCGAGGTCGGCCAGAACCAGATGTGGGCGGCCCAGTTCTACACCTTCACCCGCCCGCGCAGCTTCATCTCGTCCGGCGGGCTGGGGACGATGGGCTTCGGCTTCCCGGCGGCCATCGGCGCCCAGGTCGCCTGCCCGGACGAAGTCGTCATCGACATCGCCGGCGACGGCAGCATCCAGATGAACATCCAGGAGCTGGCCACCGCCGTCAACTACGAACTGCCCGTAAACGTGGCCATCCTCGACAACGGGTACCTGGGCATGGTCCGCCAGTGGCAGGAACTGTTCTACAACCGGCGCTATTCCTACACCGAGCTGAAGAACCCGGACTTCGTCAAGCTGGCCGAGGCCTACGGCGCCGAAGGCCTGCGCGTCGAGAAGCCGGCCGGGATCCGCCCCGCCCTGGAGCAGGCCATCAAGTCTTCGAAGCCGGTCCTCATCGACTTCCTGGTCGAGCGCGAGGAAAACGTAATGCCGATGGTCCCGCCCGGGGAAGCGATAAATAAGATGTTGGGTTAG
- the ilvN gene encoding acetolactate synthase small subunit, whose translation MRRTFAVLVENHPGVLARVSGLFARRGYNIDSLAVSRTDNPHISRMTIVVEGDEVVLDQVAKQLGKLVDVIKVQDITAEPHVDRELVLIKVNADAEARAEIMQIVEIFRAHIVDISRRSLIIEATGDEGKINAIEQALKPFGIRELVRTGKIAMIRGPKTVTHDKED comes from the coding sequence ATGCGCCGCACCTTCGCCGTCCTGGTTGAGAACCATCCCGGCGTCCTCGCCCGCGTGTCCGGGCTCTTCGCCCGCCGCGGCTATAACATCGACAGCCTGGCGGTGAGCCGTACCGACAATCCGCATATTTCCCGCATGACCATCGTTGTCGAGGGCGACGAGGTGGTCCTGGACCAGGTGGCCAAGCAACTGGGCAAGCTGGTGGACGTCATCAAGGTGCAGGACATCACGGCCGAGCCCCACGTCGACCGTGAACTGGTCCTGATCAAGGTCAACGCCGATGCCGAGGCCCGCGCCGAAATCATGCAGATCGTCGAGATCTTTCGCGCCCACATCGTCGACATCAGCCGGCGCAGCCTGATTATTGAAGCCACGGGCGACGAGGGCAAGATCAACGCTATCGAGCAGGCCCTCAAGCCCTTCGGTATCCGCGAGCTGGTGCGGACCGGCAAGATCGCTATGATCCGCGGCCCCAAAACCGTAACCCATGACAAGGAGGACTAA
- the ilvC gene encoding ketol-acid reductoisomerase, with product MRVYYDQDANLDVLKGKKVAVIGYGSQGHAQAQNLHNSGVDVVVGLRPGSANWQRAQNDGLQVMPVAEAARAAQIIQILTPDETQPKLYAESIAPALTEGKGLMFSHGFNIHYGQIVPPPDVDVFMVAPKAPGRMVRRLYTEGKGVPSLIAVAQDYTGQAKDLALAYAKAIGSTRAGVFETTFEEETETDLFGEQCVLCGGVTELIKAGFETLVEAGYAPEMAYFECLHELKLIVDLIYEGGISHMRNNVSNTAEYGDYMVGPRIINEDVREEMRAVLAEIQDGSFAREWILENQANRPSFNAIRRAEREHLIEEVGAELRKMMPWLK from the coding sequence ATGCGTGTCTACTACGACCAGGACGCCAACCTGGATGTACTGAAGGGTAAGAAAGTGGCCGTCATCGGCTACGGCAGCCAGGGTCACGCCCAGGCCCAGAACCTGCACAACAGCGGCGTGGACGTCGTCGTCGGGCTGCGGCCGGGCAGCGCCAACTGGCAGCGGGCCCAGAACGACGGCCTGCAGGTCATGCCGGTCGCCGAAGCCGCCCGGGCGGCGCAGATCATCCAGATCCTGACGCCCGACGAGACCCAGCCGAAGCTTTACGCCGAGAGTATCGCTCCCGCCCTGACCGAGGGGAAGGGCCTGATGTTCTCCCACGGGTTCAACATCCACTACGGCCAGATCGTGCCCCCGCCCGACGTCGACGTCTTTATGGTCGCCCCGAAGGCCCCGGGCCGGATGGTCCGCCGCCTCTACACCGAGGGCAAGGGCGTGCCGAGCCTGATCGCCGTCGCCCAGGACTACACCGGGCAGGCCAAGGACCTCGCCCTGGCCTACGCCAAGGCCATCGGCAGCACCCGGGCGGGCGTTTTCGAAACCACCTTTGAAGAAGAGACCGAAACCGACCTCTTCGGCGAGCAGTGCGTCCTCTGCGGCGGCGTCACCGAGCTGATCAAGGCCGGCTTCGAGACCCTGGTCGAGGCGGGCTACGCCCCGGAGATGGCCTACTTCGAGTGCCTGCACGAGCTGAAGCTGATTGTCGATCTGATCTACGAGGGCGGCATCTCCCATATGCGGAACAACGTCAGTAACACCGCCGAGTACGGCGACTACATGGTCGGCCCGCGGATCATCAACGAGGACGTCCGCGAGGAGATGCGCGCCGTGCTGGCCGAGATCCAGGACGGGAGCTTCGCCCGGGAGTGGATCCTGGAGAACCAGGCCAACCGGCCGTCCTTCAACGCCATCCGCCGCGCGGAGCGGGAGCACCTCATCGAGGAGGTCGGCGCCGAGCTGCGCAAGATGATGCCCTGGCTGAAGTAG
- a CDS encoding 2-isopropylmalate synthase, whose protein sequence is MPERVYIFDTTLRDGEQSPGVSLNLNEKLQIARQLAALGVDVIEAGFPFASPGDFEGVRAVAREVRGVTVAGLARAHFPDIDRAWEALSGAEQPRIHTFIATSDIHMQHKLRMGREQVLEATAAAVKRAKSYTSDVEFSAEDASRSDLDFLCRVIATAIEAGATTINIPDTVGYATPDEFGAFIAAIREKTPGIEKAVLSVHCHNDLGLAVANTLAAVKNGVRQVEGTINGIGERAGNAALEELVMILHTRAESLGLVTGIRTEEIYRTSKLVSLLTGMPVQFNKAVVGKNAFLHESGIHQDGVLKERTTYEIMNPAMIGITRTNLVLGKHSGRHAFRQRLADLGYDLSGEELNAAFARFKELADTKKNIEDEDLEVIVEEQIRKVPATYELEYLHIFSGTTVKPTAVVALAVEGELVQEAACGNGPVDAIYTAIEKITGRKYPLVSYVIDAVTGGTDALANVTVKLTNEQQKVFTGRGISTDVLEASARAYINVLNKIAYEEKRA, encoded by the coding sequence ATGCCCGAGCGCGTGTACATCTTTGACACCACCCTGCGGGACGGCGAGCAGTCCCCGGGCGTGAGCCTCAACCTGAACGAGAAGCTCCAGATCGCCCGGCAGCTGGCGGCCCTCGGCGTCGACGTCATCGAGGCCGGCTTCCCCTTCGCCTCGCCGGGCGACTTCGAGGGCGTACGCGCCGTGGCCCGCGAGGTCCGCGGCGTGACGGTGGCCGGCCTGGCGCGCGCCCACTTCCCGGATATCGACCGCGCCTGGGAGGCGCTGTCCGGGGCCGAGCAGCCGCGCATCCACACCTTCATCGCCACCTCGGACATTCATATGCAGCACAAGCTGCGCATGGGCCGCGAGCAGGTGCTGGAGGCCACCGCCGCGGCCGTGAAACGGGCCAAGAGCTACACCTCCGACGTCGAGTTCTCGGCCGAGGACGCCTCCCGTTCCGACCTGGACTTCCTCTGCCGGGTCATCGCCACGGCCATTGAGGCCGGGGCGACGACCATCAACATCCCGGACACCGTGGGCTATGCCACGCCCGACGAGTTCGGGGCCTTCATCGCCGCCATCCGGGAGAAGACCCCGGGGATCGAGAAAGCCGTCCTGAGCGTCCACTGCCACAACGACCTGGGGCTGGCGGTGGCCAACACCCTGGCGGCGGTGAAGAACGGCGTGCGCCAGGTGGAGGGCACCATCAACGGCATCGGGGAGCGCGCCGGCAACGCCGCCCTTGAAGAACTGGTCATGATCCTGCACACCCGGGCCGAGTCCCTCGGCCTCGTGACCGGCATCAGGACCGAGGAAATCTACCGCACCTCGAAGCTCGTCAGCCTGTTGACCGGCATGCCGGTGCAGTTCAACAAGGCCGTCGTCGGCAAGAACGCCTTCCTGCACGAGTCGGGCATCCACCAGGACGGCGTGCTCAAGGAGCGGACCACCTACGAGATCATGAACCCGGCCATGATCGGGATCACCCGCACCAACCTGGTGCTGGGCAAGCACTCCGGGCGGCACGCCTTCCGGCAGCGCCTGGCCGACCTGGGCTACGACCTCAGCGGGGAGGAACTGAACGCGGCCTTCGCCCGCTTCAAAGAGCTGGCCGACACCAAGAAGAACATCGAGGACGAGGACCTGGAGGTCATCGTCGAGGAGCAGATCCGCAAGGTACCGGCGACCTACGAGCTGGAGTACCTGCACATCTTCAGCGGGACCACCGTCAAGCCGACGGCCGTCGTGGCCCTCGCCGTCGAAGGGGAACTGGTCCAGGAGGCGGCCTGCGGCAACGGCCCGGTGGACGCGATCTACACAGCCATCGAGAAGATCACCGGCCGCAAGTATCCCCTGGTCAGCTACGTCATCGACGCCGTCACCGGCGGCACCGACGCCCTGGCCAACGTCACCGTCAAGCTGACCAACGAGCAGCAGAAGGTTTTCACCGGCCGCGGCATCAGCACCGACGTCCTGGAGGCCAGCGCCCGCGCCTACATCAACGTCCTCAACAAGATCGCCTACGAGGAGAAACGAGCATAA